The following nucleotide sequence is from Lathamus discolor isolate bLatDis1 chromosome Z, bLatDis1.hap1, whole genome shotgun sequence.
GTTCtggagatttaaaaaataaactttcctCAAACGTATGGCATTGAATCTGGTGTTAGTATGCGTGTAGGGCAAAGTATGAAGTTTTCATTCCATATATACATTGTAGAATAAATGGCATTGGAAACACACCATGGAATTATTATTTTGACAAGTCATCTTCCATCATCGTTACTGCACACTGCTTCTAAACAACTGGTGATGTTTCATGACATGCTGTCACAATACCAACATGAGTGAGGGGAGGGCAGAAATGAGGTCTGGGCTGCAGTGTTTTGCATAAACCCTGCCATGCTTACTATTAGGAGAAAGAGagagtgatttcttttttccctttctggtAGGAAAGGCTGTGTTTTTGCACTGTACAGCAGAGTCTGGCTCCAGAGCCCTGTGCTGGCTGGTGTGTCTGAATGGTTCACTGTTTTGGCTAGGCTCTGGCTTGGCTCTTTGCCCATCCTACTGTCCTTCTGCTTTTGTTGGTGTGCTTGGACAGCTTCCAGAGCTAGTGTAGTCCCACTGGCACAGAACTGGAAACAACTTCCCTTCACAATgacagtggattttttttttcctgccatattttttttccatgctattTTACTTTATTACTGTAACAGTACAGTAGATACTTGATTGTGACTGACTTTGTGACAGGGTTACCTGGAGTACATTAGCACTATGAGTGTAATGCAGTTAACTGCAAACTCGAGTTACTTCAATAAAATTTTCGCCTTCTGTTTTTAAGATGAAGTATTCTTTTAAGAAGCCGCTTTATGgtgtaaattaaaaagaaaaaaagtagtgtTTGAATTAAATATGTTGTGAATTAAAAGACCAGTCATTGGTGAAACCAGAGTATGTCTCATTTGTGATAGGCCCTGGAGTCAGGATTAGTTTGGAGGATTTCATGGGTAGACGTTAAAGGGGGAAGATGGTTAAAAGGACCCctggtcttttcctttttttttttttttcagttctcatAAATCCTGACTGCGTAACTTAGTGTTTCCTCTTACTGCTTGGTTggtatcttttatttattttatattttttttacctgcctttcttttctcctgttctttctatgtttccttttgtttgtacACACTTACTTGGGGCTAGGTGTGTACATGGAAAGGAAGAGGTGGGCTAAACCTTGACACCAAGGTCCTGAGAAGAGATCTGTGACTGCAGCAACATCTTTCTCTGGCAGGAAGGAAGGTGGCTGGTTTTCATCCTTCTGATGCCATACTGGTAGATTATGAGTGTCTTCCCCTGTATGATTTTTGTTGTCTGTCTCCAAACAGGTATGCATTTTATGTGCAGTACTGCTGAATTTTGAGCACAAAATCAAGGGCTTTTAAGCACTTCAATGTCAGTGAGCTGGATATCCCTAAGTTAAAGGGGACTGTTTTGTTGAACATTCCTGTTAGTCCCCCACAGACATTTCTTTCTGAGGATATTCATCAGAAGTAGTTGGATTTCTCATCAGAAATAGTTGAATTTCACATCAGAAAACAGATTGACATATGTACAGCATCTGCACAAGGACAGAGGATCAGAGGTTTAAATTGTGATTGTTAGTCTGTAGTGCTATTTTAAGCTGGGTATTCAAATGACTGTTTTGGTTAGTGTTGCAGGTCTTTTGAGGTGCAATAGCAGAAAACATTGTGTGCCTTAATCTTATGTCGAGTTGAGTTCAGGATAAGCCAAAGGCTTCCTGCTTTGTGGAAGAGAGGGGAataaaatctctgtgccctgaGGTTGTAGGGCTTGTGCAGTGACCAGGTTGTTCCGGGGAGCTATCCAGTGTATGCAAAGTGAGGGGATTGAATGCACGTGTAACtccttttttctgtatcttcctGAAAACTCCCTCTGCACTTGCACTCCCTGAGAAGCACCCCCTTTCTGCTTTCATAAAATGAGATTTATGCTCTTCTGATTGTAAAGTTGTCCAGAGAAGGTATAAAGGGGCAACTGCTGCTCATGGGAATATAAAGGAATAGTATATATTTGTGGCAGTAGCAGCAGAACTGAATAGTTTACTCAATCATGGTTTTGGCATGCTTCCATGCTTTATGTGCCACAAATGCCAAGGTCAGAGGAACCCTGTCCTGCTCTCCTTCATTCAGTGATCCTTCCTGGGAGCTACAAAGACAAGGCAGTGGTCATTGGCCAAAGGAAGTGCATAACCTCCTAACTTGCTTCATGCCAATTGCTCTTTATGCATTTCTCGTTGGAAATGTGGGGGTATAATCATTGCTAGAGTTTGTGTTGCttttgtaatgtattttttattcctttttgctAGCTGGCTTGCCTTTTGCAATTCTCAGTTCAAGACGTATACCCTTCCAGAGAGGAGTTTTCTGTAGTGATGAATCCATCCGGTATCCATACAAAGAGGACACCATTTCTTATAAATTGTTAGCAGGAATACTTATTCCTTTCAGTATAATTGTTGTAAGTTAAACTTTTCTTCATTGCGTTTGGTTTCAGTGGGGTTTGGGAAGAGGGAGGAGGGGCAATCTGTTCATACAGACTTCTAAAACTGTATTCTATAGGATTTCTCGACTTTAAAATCATGTCCTCAGACAAGCTGCTAAAGCGGGAGAAACAGTGTTCTGACGAGAATAaccaaaagattttttttcaattgagGTGAAACAACTACAATtatagaacaaaaaaagaataccTTAGAACTTGGGTGACTTAATTCTGTAGTCTGAGAGGTAAAAACTTTTCCTCCCTTAACATATCAGTTAAGAGTAGcactaatgtattttaaattactgtctCAAGCTTTTCTATCTTGGGAGCTACTACTTTCAGAATATGAGCTTGAATTATAGTATTAAGTtagcatttttctgtttctcagaatCACTGGAAATACTTCTCTGTGTGAGTGTAACAACAGATActctttcacagaaaaataatgggttCCAGCCAGATTTTACCAAAAGCATAACCAGAATAAAAAGAGTAAGTTATCCAGGGAGCTTTTCAGTGGTTATTTTGCTGAAGGCCATGATAAAACACTGGGTCCACTTGTGTTTGAATTAATGCTGTGGCTCACTTTCATATTGCACCTAacctggttagaaatggggCACTGTTGTTCCCTCCCCTTCACGCCCAGGTCAGTGAGCTGGAGAGACTGGCTCTCTAACAGCCAATTTGGAATCTCCCTTGTAGACTACACCTTCTTGCTCAGTTGTACTGGCTCATGTGTATAGGGACTCTGTATCCTTAAGATGTGCTTACATGTTATCAGCTGAGCTACCTTAATAGCTTACTGTGGAGAAAAGGTGTGGTCCCACTGCCTTTGCCACCTGTGGTGGCTTGTCTGAAATTCCTTGAGCTGCTTTGAGCTAGATTGAGCAAAATAGCTCCTGGAAGTATACAACATCAGTGCTGGGGCAAAAAGTGGTGGTGGGCATGGGCAGCGGGGAGAGCTGGGTGTCACCAGTTAACCACTTTGTGTCCTAAGTCTCATGGGACTGCATTTTAGTTCCAACGATGGCCCTTCAACAGTATCTTCAGTATCGCTGTGTGGGTGTACTAAAAAGCTCCAGATTCCACTCCCAGCTCTGTGTTGGGTGACATCCTAGCTCGTCAGAGCTACACTTTGAGCAGAGTTAAAACTTTTATGCTAGACAAGATTTTTAGGTGTGTAAATATTTATCCAGGTATATTTTAGGAATCAaagctggaaaaggagcagCTATACGTAAACCTTAGTACTGACCAGCTGTTTCTCTGGGATAATGGCTTAAAATCACGTTAAAATTATTGCAGTCTAGTCGTTTCTTGTGTAAGGATTGCACGGATTTTTTTATCTAGGTTTCAACATAAAGGCTAGCTTGTAGCTTATATTTGTTCCTGGgtggaatttttctttttgtaactcCAGAAATGTGGGGCCATAACTCTActtagttttccttttcttcggAAAAACTGCTTCAAAAGCCTATGGAAACACTTCCAGAGCAgattaaagctttttttctgttttgttagtTCTGTTAACTGACAAATCATTTATACTGGAAGACCCTGCTTTTTCAGATATgactgatcttttttttttaaactgctaCTATCACTGGTAGTCAGTGCTACCTAAGTGCAGCAGTACATGGTCACAGCTGAAGTCCATCTAGCTTGTTACCTCATTTCTAGCAGCAGTTAAACCAGATGATTCAGGAAGAACATAAGAGCAAGTGAAGACTGATGTTTTGCCCTCAATATTTTGCTACCAGCCATTTGCAGCTTGGGGACTTCTGAGTCAGAAAAGGCTTAAGTGAATTATGTAACTTTCAGTGGGTGTATTTCCTTTGAATTCATCCAGCCTCCATGTGAGCCTACATGAACATTTACTTAACAAAGTTGCCACCTTTCGGTTGTGAAATCAGACTTTTCTGTCAAGATTGCTTTAAAGGCAGATGGTAAAAGTAAATGTTGATGTCCTTTACTCAGTGCTCAGTCAGATTATAGAAGATAAATAATCTACCTGTGTCCAGTGAAGTAGCTGCATTGAGATCACTTAATTTTTAGTCATCTCAACTGAGATAAGTGACCTTTTTGCAGGTTTTGTAGCAGTGTTCTTGAAAAGAGATGAATTATTTACGAGTCATAGCTGTGGTATTTCTGTTCAGCTGTCTTCATTAAGAGGTATATTTTCCATAAGAGCTTACCAACATCTACTTTACTGAAAACTTTCTCTGCTTCAGTCCATGTTTTGGTATGGTGCAGGGTGTAAAACTGAAGTGTCATGCATCTGATGGGATTGTCCCTTTGCCTTAATgtgcaaagctgctgccagctgctTTGTCTGCCCAGGTGTCAGAGTGTCTGGTAACACCTTGGTTCACcaaagctctgctttgctgggatCCCCGAGTTGTCACTCTTAAGTGACTGATGGAGCCATCATTTAATTTGCACAGCATCTTTAACAAGTCACTTCACATACATGCATACAGTCCCCCACCCATCTGATCATCCATATGAGTTGAGCCTTTCTGTACCACGTGGGACCATCTGGTTCAATGTCCAGTCTGTCTAGGGTGACGTTTTGTACTTTGCTTGAGGAAGAACTTAGTTTCTGCAAAAGGCAGAgttgcaggaaaacaaaattaaatctgCATTTCTGTCGATACTTGATGCACAGATCTTGGACGTGCAGGGTGAAAAATCCTTGGAAAGACCTCAGTAATGCCTGTCTTTCCCTAATCTCATTACTTTTCTCCCGGTAGGATTTAATTTTCCCGAGGAACAGgaattttctttgttaaaataaCTGGCCTTCCACACCTGGAAATGAAGACCATTCAGAATAGTCTCTGGCATCACAAAAAACCTAATATCTTTATgatgaaatacaaaaattttGCTCAGCAGAAGATTAGCTGAAGAAAAGTCAATGTAGAACAAAATGTTATACTGGGCACAATATTTCTAATTAGGGCATGCCTAATTTGTCCTAATTAGCATAAACATTACTCTTGAGAAGGCTTTGTTTTCACAAGTATTCAGAAAATTGTCATTAAGTTCATAATAAAGAAGGATAAGgtgaaaggttttttttatattctacGTAAATGTTTCAAGTTTGGGCATGATTATTGCTGACTCTTGGAAAATGTAAATTTGCATcttaatgttaattaaaaattaatttctgaaacaaCGTGTGCATATTAATAACAgtaatatctttatttttaagctattaTCTATATTTTAACTGTCGtccttatttctctttcagataATCCTAGGAGAGACACTCTCTGTGTTTTGTAATCATTTGCACTCAAACTCATTTGTCAGAAATAACTACATAGCCACTATTTACAAAGCCATTGGGACCTTCATTTTTGGAGCAGCTGCTAGCCAGTCATTGACAGACATTGCCAAGTACTCCATAGGTAGACTGCGTCCTCACTTCCTTGCTGTGTGCCAGCCTGACTGGACACGGATCAACTGCAGTTTAGGTTACGTTGAGAATTTCTCATGTCAAGGAGATAAAGCAAAAATCAACGAGGGAAGGTAAGTCTGACTAACCTTGAATACTTGGTTGTAAGGTCTGTTTCTTGACTTGGGGTGACGACTTTGGTATCACTACTGCATTTTTGTGCTTTTAGAATAAATTTCTTTAATGAATTTTGAACCCTGTCTAgacactgggattttttttccactttgtgGAAACTTGTTTTATTAATGTAAAGAAGAATGCATAAATTATTGTATattaatttctgccttttttttgcaaaatgtgGATGATACTCAGTTTTGATTGGCTTCtatttgtttctaaaatgtCTGTGCATCCCAATGAAGAGAAGAATTTGAAATCTGCCTTCAAAATTTCATGTGAAATAGCAAGGAAAACAGTTAAAAGTTACAATGAAAGCAAATACATCCAGTTTTTACCCATATAAAAATATGTCAGACTGTTCAGAGAATCTCTTTACTCAGTTTTCTCATTATTAGGCATTTTATTACCTTAAATACATATGTGCCAGTTCAGTCGTAGCAAGATaatgaagcaaaatgaagtGTCTGAGACATTGGAGTTTTGTCACTGTTACAAACATCAGTGTTTGAATGCTACTTGAAATATTAAAGTATGTTCAAAGTAATTTCTGCTATTAGAGTTGCTTAAGCTCCCTGGAATCCTAGCTTTAGAGAAACTCCTTGCCACTCTTTTTGCAGAAGATCTATATAACCTCTTAGatcttttctctgtgtgtgtgtgttttaaatatgtatgtgtaGGTTTTGCTTACTGTCCCCTGTGCTCATTGGCTCCTCTAGTGTGTGTCTCCCCTATGGATCTCTCAGTAGCAGGCATGGTATTCCTCAGGAGCCAGACAAGTCTTGCATATTTATTTAGTGGAGGACCAGGTCCTGCTCCAAGTCATGCACAACACCTGTTCAAAGGTGCCAGGACAGTTTGTATTTTGCATGGCTGTTAGTAGAAGAGCAAGTGCATAATGACAGGTAGGTAGTATGGCAGATAATGTTTCAATGAGAAGAACTCCAACTTTTCTATTTACTTCCTGCATGGAGTTTTTCCTCCAATTAAAACAGTAAGATTAGTGTGAGAGATTAGTGTGCTTCagtgcaggttttttttcttttgtattacTGATACCTATAACTGTGCTTATAAGGCTTATTTATGTATTCAATGGTGTAACTTTTATCTATTTCAGGAAAAACGTTGCATACTTCTTAAAACGTGTAATGGTCACTTTCTATGTGACTGTCCACTGCAGTCTGGAAAAATGCAGAGTAAACAAAGGAGGATATTTATGAAATGTGGAAAACAAAGAATTTCTAATTGGCATAGCTGTCAagactttaaaatgtttctgactTTTCAACGATCTGACGCAGTAGAACACCTTGGTAATTGAAATAAGGGATATGCTAGCTCCCACAAGATACTGAGTTGTCTTTGTATCATGTCAGCTTTGCAAATTTTAGTGTAGTGAGTTAGCAGAATTGCCAGAAACTAATTCTTAGAGcttaaaagaagataaaatggTAACTTACAGCACAAGAGGTGGGAAATGCAGATTTTGTTGTACATTACATTGTGGCAAgtgtaaaatgttttctcttgctTCAAATCACTAAGAATGGTATTTTTACTATTCTGTTACTGTGAAAAGATAGTTAAGTACCAAATAGAACGAATCTTTAAACAAAATTGCACTTGCTGAGGTGCTTTTTTGAAACAGAATTGTGTGCTTTTAGCATTAAACTCTGGAGTCAAAATTCAACTTGGGCATAGATCTGAATCTTCAGTTAACTTTTAAATGAGtctaaaaatgcttttcagctgtaaagagggaaaagaataaaatttgaGTTGATTGTAATGACTAGAGGCCTGTAAGTTATGGTTGGAGGATTAGAGAGTTTTGGGCCAGCATCATAGCATATTTTGTTCCAGTACTGTTTTAAGCAGATCTGAGGTTTGCAACACTTGGCATATGTCTACTATATAGTAACATAAGGACATAAGAGAAAGATAATAATTAGTCTGTTATTCATTAGTAACAGTAGTATTAAAATACGTGCTAAAACATAAATATGCTTTATCATGTGTATAAAACAATGGACTTAAGCTTGGTTGTCTAAATTGATAAAATGCTTATGGCCTTTGGTTAGTTTGAGTAAGATTTTACATTCCTACCTGAGCTTAATAAACTAGTTCTTGTTGACTTAAGCAACTTGTCTGCTCTGTGTTATGTTGAAAACAGAGTCCTCTTCAAGTTTAAACATCTTAGCTTCTCCTTGACCATGTTTATAGTGTGCTTGCACTTTCAGTACTATTGGTGGTTAAGTTGAGGATCGTAAGCACTGTTGTGTGCTTAGTAAATCTCATTCATATTTGTTGAACAATGCATGTATTACTTGAAAGTATATAGTACTTGCAGATCTCTAAAATATGCATGAAAATCACtagttatattaaaaaaagcaagctaCATAAACTATTAGTATTAGAAactgtctgtttttcttttgtgtctcTTTGTAAAACAGGCAGTATTTGGCATTTCATTTTAAGCTAGCCACAGAAGTTTGGTATGAGCTACTTCATGGCAGTTTTCTTAGGGTGAATAACTTGTACTGAACTGCATTCTTAAGCTTTTATGAAGGTGTTGCAAGGTCTGATGTCAACTAGTTTTGTGTAGAGCTCTGTAATAttcaatttaaataaatactaagAGTAGTAATTCAGTAAAAAGGTGCTTGAACTGTGAAGGTGAGTTTTCTTTTGAGTATCAAAAAAGTAGTTCTTAAAGCACTTAAAATACTTATCTTACTCAACTGTGTTAAAACTGTAATTGCACTGGGCAGAAGGGTACAGAACTTAATATGAAGTATCTTTACTAGGAGACAGTTGTATGTTTTAGtgtttttacaaaaataagtttGATATACAAGCACAAGTCTTAAGTGCCTATGAATGGATATTAAAGCCAAGAGGTCCTCCTGTCACTGGTGCTGGGAATTTGCATGTCACTTTAAGTATACCAATGGTCAGCGCTACTGGGTTGCCTTTAAGGTACTTGCTTTGGCATCTATAAAGGTAATGACTTGCCAAATGCTTTTTCAAATCAGCAACATAAGGTGCAGTAAATACATACGTGTGCTAGGCTGTATCCCTGATCACATGGCAGTGTTTAGTGAGCAGTCTCTACTAATCGCTGATCTCTTCAgcttttgcagcttctgttcTTGTTCAACTATCCTTCACTTTtggcttgctgctgcttgccTTTGCCTGGCTTTAAGTGGATTGGCAAGCTACCCAGATTCCACAAAGAGGAGTAGGCAGAGAGGACACTTAAAGGACAGATTATGACTTCTCCATTCCTTATTGGTAGCTAAGGCATACTTCCTAAACCTGTCTGCTCTATCCAGTTCATTGCAGATTGTTTTTGCATCCTGTTTGTTAGTATTCTTGCACCCAAAAGAGTTAATAGAAATCACAGCAGTAGGAGCTGTGAATTATTTTACTGTTCCTCTGCTGAGCGTACTTTGCTGCAACTGCAGTCTGAAATGAGATTTGTAAACAGTGAAGCTTGAATGTCTAGTAGAATAACAATAGAACGCAGCTTATATTTTCCTCTAATACATGAATTGTGGGATAAGTCTTCAACACACAAAATATGTCTTTGTTGTTAGTATATCCTATGTTGTTACTATATCCTATGTTGTTACTATATCCTAT
It contains:
- the PLPP1 gene encoding phospholipid phosphatase 1 isoform X2: MFDRTRLPFVALDVICVVLAGLPFAILSSRRIPFQRGVFCSDESIRYPYKEDTISYKLLAGILIPFSIIVIILGETLSVFCNHLHSNSFVRNNYIATIYKAIGTFIFGAAASQSLTDIAKYSIGRLRPHFLAVCQPDWTRINCSLGYVENFSCQGDKAKINEGRLSFYSGHSSFSMYCMLFLALYLQARMKGDWARLLRPTIQFGLIAASIYVGLSRVSDYKHHWSDVLTGLIQGAVVAVLIVVYVSDFFKVRGCTFQPKEDSHTTLHETPTNGNHFGSNHQP